cATGCTCATATACTTGACGCGGGACGCAGCCCAGCACACAACACCAACCCGACCCAACCTGCTATCAGACGGCCCACTCATTAGTTGGGTAGCGGGAACCAGGTTTGCGCACACGAATGCCCACCGAACGCAGTCGTGGCCCACCTAGCACCACCCTCTCCTCTGTAGTCATCTTTCACCTCTGGGTCGCCGTGTCAGCCGGGACGGTGAcagtttgcttgcttgtttttctATCATGCATGTTCTCCACGGCATCCATCTTCTGTCTAAATCTCTATGGTTCAAAGTTCAGACTTCATACTGGCAGTAGCAGAGCACACAAGTTGGAAGCAGGCCGTGGGGAGGCATGGCAGGGACTATTGTCTATTGGAGTTGCAGATCATTGGCCGGTGGAAACCAACATGCTCAACTCAACTGTTTTGGGCACTGCCATCTTTTTATTCAGAAACTCATACATGGCAGTCACACCTCGCGGTCGATGACCGCGGCCGATTCAAGCCGGTGTGAATGGCCAGCAGTCATGGCGTGCAGGCGAGCGAACACAGCTGCTGCCTGCCGTACTTGTTGTGGGAATCATCAACTAGAGCATGCCAAGTTGCCAACAAAACTCGAACAAACATGGAGCCCTAGTGATACAGCACCAAGATGGTGCCGAACCAACATGGTTTGATCCCCGTCTCGCACACCGTAGAAGCCTTCCATGAAAGCTAGGTAAGGAGGCccggttcttaaaaaaaaataaaaaaaagttgccAACAAAACGCTGCCCAGCCATCAATCGTTCACGTGTTTTCCTGAGAGTACGGTATTCTATACAGTAAAAAGTAGGCGTGCAATAAACTCGTCAGAATTGATGCAGAGCAATAACCAATAGATTTGCTTATCTGCTGCACCATGTGTCTCATACTGAGAGTTTCAGAAACGAATAATTACTTCGTCAGAGAATCACGCACAAGCAGAGCACACAATTCTGATTTCTGAACGACATCTGTTCAGACTAACAGAACAATCGGATAATGAGCGTATATATTCCTTCAACTGAATCAAGAATCAGATGTGCCTATCAGATCCCTAACATTTTCGTGCTACTAAAGTACTAACTAATACTCATAAGAGGGAGCATAAATCACAGGTGGACAGATCACCCGTAACATGATAATCTGAATTTCTGATGTACTGATGCTACCACCCTACAACTCCACAACAATCTTGTGTACCCTTTCCTTGGGCATGGCCTCCAGCTGAAGAACCACCAGCCCCGAGCAAGAATCGTAGGAGAATTCCACCTGAGCAGAACCCAGCATGCACTTCCTTGGCCTGACTGAAGAGTAGGCACCGAACCTTCCACACCCCCTCACTTCCATGCAGACCAATCCCACAGCCTCGGAGCTGGAAGTAGAGCCGTTGCTGTCAAGCAGCTTTGCGCCGTCCAGGAGGTGGTAGGTCAGGCCTTCCACTGCCGCGCCGCCATTGAACATGTCGACGAGCCCGATCGGGGCGAACCTGAACCCGGGTGCCAAGTCCTGTAGTGGCAGGATCCCATCAATTTGTAAGAAGTTCACAATTGCCAAGCTTTTGTGTTAGAAGTACATGTCAGGTTGGACATAGCAAAAGTGATTTGAGGAATTGGGCACTGACCTTCATCGGTGACACGGTAAGGATGTCTTGCTCGAGGACCTTGAGGGAGATGGGCAATGCCGCGCTGTTGGGGAGGACGACAAGGTCGCCACTCGCGTGGCGGTACACGGCGCAGTCGCCATTCCACTCAGGGTCCGTCGCGGCCTCGGAGATAAGATGGACGTCGCTGCCCTTGACGCCGCAGCTGAGGGCCTCGGCGCCAGTCTGGTGGAACATGGTCTTCTTCTCCACGGAGCTCCACGCAGCGCCCTGGCAGTTGTACACGCCAAGAACGCCGGTGAACTTGTTCATGTTCCATATCTTGAGCAAGCTGcacgttcaaaaaaaaaaaaatcgtgagcAAGCAAAGGGAACCAAGTCACGGCAGAGCATTGAACAGAGACGTGATCCAAACAACATTGGTACCTGTGAGAAAATCAAGAATGAAGCAAGGGGGATCGAGCTCACCTGACGCCATCGCGTGCCGGGTCGCTGAACAGGCAATCCTTGGTCGGCCGGCCAGGTAGCCGTGCGCGAAGCACGGAGCCGTCAGGCAACACAATCTTCTTCAGCAGCTCAAAGTTGTGCTTCCCGGGGACATCACTGAAAATTCATCACCAAGAACACAATTCAACTACATGTTCCACCGGACATAGCATCACAATTGCTCAggagtggaatgaattgaacgaACCTGACATAGACAGGGCCGCCACTGATCGCGCGGGCTGAGCCGTGGTAGTCGCCGGCTGGGTGGAGCGAGTGGAACATGTCCCAGTCAGGGAGCATGAACTCGCCGAGGAACACACTGTTGTACGCCACCACGGCGATGTGGATCGTGTGCGACATGGGGTCATTCGGGAAGAAATCATCCGATGCTCTCACCACCGCCGTCTGCTTGGAACTGCGGGTTTGTAAAAATTGGTCACCGATTACATTTAAGCCTATGAATTCAATGTGAGAATGATGGGAGCGTATGGATCGGATCGCGCACCAGTAGAGGGCGTCGGTGTTGTGGCTCATGCAGGCGATGATGCCGTTCTCCAGGAAGTTTTTGGCGATGGAGGCGTCGAGAGCCTGGTGGTACTGCCTCGTGAGCTGCGCGCGGCCGCCATGGCCGGCGCCCAGCGTTTCGAGGATACACTGCTCGTCCACCTTGACACCGTCgaccccggcggcggcgaggtacGCGTGCTGCTCGTCGTAGAATCGGTACACGGCGCGCGGGTGCATGAGGCCGACCCCCTGGGTGGTGATCCAGTCGGTCTTCATTCCGGGATCGTTCTCCGCGACGCCCTGCGAGATCTTGGGGAACTGCATGCTGGAGCGGTAGTGCTCCGTCCCGGCGGCGCCAGGGCGGACACCGCCCCAGTAGCCGGTGATGGCGTGCCAGACGTAGACGTACTTGAGCCCGTACTCCTCCTTTGCCGCGTGCACCACCGTCTTGATGCCCGCGATCGGGTCGTCGTCATGCTGGAACTTGCTGTTCTCCCTGATGCCGGTTAGCCGAGGCAGGCGGGGCGGCTTGGCCTCGCCGGCGGGGCCGTCGGGTGTGGATTGGTCGGTGCCAACGGACTGCCAGCCATCGTCGATGATGACAAACTTGGGCGGCGCGCCGCCGGCGATGAGGCTGCGAAGGCCGGCCTCGACGCCCTCCTGGGTGACATCCTGGTAGAAGGCATCCCAGGTGCACCATCCGAAGTAGTCAACGATGCCCGGGAGCTTCTTCTCGGAGCGAAGCCGGAAGGTCTTGAGGCAGGATCTGACCGCAGCGACGGCGCCGGCGATGGCCGCGAAGGGGTCGGACTCCGCGGCGCCCACGAAGAGCGCGCGCTCGAAGGAATGCGCGCGCGTGTCCTCGTCCCCGCTCTCGACGCAGAGCTCCAGCTCGTCGCCCGCGCCGCCCTGGAGGCTGGCCCGGAACGAGCCCTCCACGAGCGGGAGGAACACGACGTACGCTTCCTCGCCGCCCGCGCCGGCGCCCCTGGACTCCACGAGCAGGAACTGAGTCTCGTGCGGGACGTCGCCGCCTTTCTCCCCCATCCGCTGCGCCATCCACCACAGCTTAAACCGGAAACACGCCATGAACCGCACGCCCCTGCTCGCCCATCAACCGAACCAAAATCAACGCCATGGCAAGCCAATGGATGGGGGGAAAATGGCTTCTTGCTCGTGTTCCGAGATGCAACACTTACCTTAAGGCCCCGAGGGAGACGACGTGGCGGGAGGCCAGCTCAGCGAAGTCGGCGCCAATGAAGACCCCGTCGACCGCTCCCCCCGCCGCTGCGGAGGACGCCACCACCGCGGCCGGCACGCCGGACAGCACCGTCCGCCCACAGACCGACAGCGTGCCGCCGGCGAGCTTGACGGACGAGGCGATCGTCATCTCTTCTATTCTTCTTTCccttcctctcccttcctctgaGACTGCTGGGGCGGCGACGAAGACCCCTTGGTCGCCGCGAGCGTCCTAGCTTCCTAAACGGAACGCCTGCTCTGTATCATTCCAGCACAAACGACGCACCGACATCAAGACGAAA
The sequence above is drawn from the Phragmites australis chromosome 10, lpPhrAust1.1, whole genome shotgun sequence genome and encodes:
- the LOC133930776 gene encoding probable galactinol--sucrose galactosyltransferase 6, translating into MTIASSVKLAGGTLSVCGRTVLSGVPAAVVASSAAAGGAVDGVFIGADFAELASRHVVSLGALRGVRFMACFRFKLWWMAQRMGEKGGDVPHETQFLLVESRGAGAGGEEAYVVFLPLVEGSFRASLQGGAGDELELCVESGDEDTRAHSFERALFVGAAESDPFAAIAGAVAAVRSCLKTFRLRSEKKLPGIVDYFGWCTWDAFYQDVTQEGVEAGLRSLIAGGAPPKFVIIDDGWQSVGTDQSTPDGPAGEAKPPRLPRLTGIRENSKFQHDDDPIAGIKTVVHAAKEEYGLKYVYVWHAITGYWGGVRPGAAGTEHYRSSMQFPKISQGVAENDPGMKTDWITTQGVGLMHPRAVYRFYDEQHAYLAAAGVDGVKVDEQCILETLGAGHGGRAQLTRQYHQALDASIAKNFLENGIIACMSHNTDALYCSKQTAVVRASDDFFPNDPMSHTIHIAVVAYNSVFLGEFMLPDWDMFHSLHPAGDYHGSARAISGGPVYVSDVPGKHNFELLKKIVLPDGSVLRARLPGRPTKDCLFSDPARDGVSLLKIWNMNKFTGVLGVYNCQGAAWSSVEKKTMFHQTGAEALSCGVKGSDVHLISEAATDPEWNGDCAVYRHASGDLVVLPNSAALPISLKVLEQDILTVSPMKDLAPGFRFAPIGLVDMFNGGAAVEGLTYHLLDGAKLLDSNGSTSSSEAVGLVCMEVRGCGRFGAYSSVRPRKCMLGSAQVEFSYDSCSGLVVLQLEAMPKERVHKIVVEL